TGACGATTGTTCAATACTCTGTGAACTGTCTCTGAACTCTCAGTCTACTTCGAAGCTTTGTCTGGTTTATTGATGGGTCATAAATAATAtccacaataaaaacaagcagataCAGTTTACAGCGCTTGTTAGTACATGAGAAACTTAGCTTAGGTATTCTGtggcacaaaaaaaaccaaccacCCCATCCTCCTCCACGCGCAGACTTTCTCACTCTTTACAccacattagcatttagcatctCATACAGGCCGAGAGTTCGCCAAAGGTGGTGACTACCTGGGGAGGAGAGCGGTCTGGTTTTCCTCTCACACTCGTTTACAGAACATGATGTATATACAGTCCATGCTTCAGACCCTCTCcatatatgcacatacacagtgTGGTCTGAAAGGTCATTTCCCAGCCAGAcagcacaaaccaaacactggTTTGTATATGTTAATGTTACACTAGGCATGCTTCCTGTTGACCAAATACAGGTATATATGCAACCAACCTATTTGTATGTGTCttttaatacatttgaaaaaaaaaaagaataaataaaatgatataaaatgaaataaaaaaaagtcacatcCCAGTTCGCACACATACATGTCAGAGAgacaagtaaaaaataaaagtaggCCATTGCAAGTAGtagtcctgcattcaaagtcttacttaagtaaaagcacTGGCCATTACCAGGATTATACGTAATGTAATacaattcatgttttttgtgtcaCCACTAGTGGGTGAGTCATGGAGGAGTGTCTGAACACAGAAACGAAACCTAAAGCGGCTGCTGATCAGGAAGTGAAAGCAGCCTTTATGAGCTGAGGTGCAGCCTGCTCGGACACACAGTGCCTGCAGAGACAGCTGAGGATGAAGACGAGGAGCAAGATGCTttatgttgccatggtgatggtaTCATTGGCGGTCGCGAATTCAGAACTCGCATTGAGTCCTACCCAAAGACCAGAAAGTACTGCTGCAAAACAATGGCCGAGGACAACAggtgcgtgcacacacacacacacacacacgcacgcacgcacgcacacacgcacacacacacacacacacacacacacacacacacacatcgcacaaatatctgaaataacttCCTGCTAGAACACCTTTATTCAGAAGAACTCTCATGGTGTAACATGTTCAGCAGTGACACAacaagtagtgtgtgtgtgtgtgtgtgtgtgtgacagatacTTCAATCAAGCTTTTGAGCTCTGGTACACACCGATTGGTTGTTGCAATTGATTgtaaaggatcagttcacctaaattatgtaaaaacatCTCTTCAAGCAAgtagatttgtctttttttttggtttggagAGAGGCTGTGTCCCACTTCCACACTCCATACTGACTGTATGCTTGTTAAACACTTTCATTATGCCATGCCTTCACCCTGAAAAAAAGACTTGATGGAAACCATTGCCTGACAATTCAAAGcacaaatttataaaataaattgtgAATGGTGGTAAAGCAGCACTAACACAAATGACTCAGAagcaagtttaaaaaaacacttaacataccctgctttgctttgctttttgttcAGCTGCATTCAAATGCTGCAATTTAATGGACGTATATGGATGTTAGTCATGGTTTTCAGTCAGTGTAAAGTGGTAAAGTAGATGGATTTCTCATGCACTAAAAGTGCTAAATGTTACCAGACAATCAACTGGACACAGTTCACTGTAGTCCAATGTTTAGTAGAAATGTGATGCATGAggattttatttaatgtgtggtatcatttcctctttgtttctccagGACTTCCGGAGCAAAATCTGAGAGGGAAGATGTTCACTTTGTCTTATGATGGTGGAGGAATATCCTTCTTCCCCCCGTATTTTTCTCCTGCCTCATCATCCTCGCCTTACTCTACTTCCTACTACACAACCACCCGACCCTACCCCACCACCACATACCCCCACTGGACCACACCGCCTGTCACTAGAGGTGAGTACATTCACAAACTGCATAACCATAATTTCTTTCCTGTTAAGAGGCGATGCTATTAGTGGATACAATTTAGATTTTGGTAAAACAGGCAGAACAAGAATAGAATTCTGTACATTGTTCACTCAATTTCACATCTCTACAAATCTCTACAATGAGATTCTTTATGTTTTGCATGTGAAATTATTTTGGGTCTTTGTGGTCGACTTAAGTATTTGTGtggccatttttaaaaaatgtgttgattgaatgtgtctctgtggtgaTCCATCCTTCAGAAATCCATTCATGCTTCAAGCATCTTTAAAAGGAGACATAGCTGTCTCTCTCTACTAAATGTTTCACTTAactttataatatattaatattattattgaacatttatgaaaaatgtaggcctatgtcttttttttaaattcatgtaCCACAACAACCAAACAGCTGctcatgtatgtgtttgttatCAACCTTCCCCATGCGAACGCTGATCCCTGCAGGTGTGTCCGTGTGCGTGCGTTTCCTGACCGACTATCAGCGAATGAACTACCCTACGATCTTCACACTCAGTCCATCCAGCACAAGCTCTCTGAAGCTGGGAATCAGTTTCCCTGGTCCATTTGTTCTGGGTTTAAACAGGTACAGTTACTATGACCTGTATATAAAACCTAACATAAGGTTCTGGTCAAACATTGAACCGGAGATCTGGACCAGAGTGTGCCTCACCGTGGACTCTGTGAAGAGAGTGGCTCAGGTGTTTAACGGCTCCAACATGAGCATCAGGAGGAGGATGCCCTTTcaggtgaggacagaggagcaaaTGCTGATGCTAATTTTACTTTGATTTGAACAGCTTAGCAAACTGGCGATGTGGGCAGCAATGTGGGCTCACTTAACAGAGAGATGAAGGCTGCAATGTGACATCTTCCATGTCTGAAAAGGGCTGTAATACAGCAAATACTTAAAGTACTTGTTGGATTTTGAATATAATCATCTTTAATCTTCATCATTGTCTCTAATattgtccatgtttgtgtgtgtgtgtgtgtgtgtgtgtttgtgtgttcagtatGTGTGGTCAGGTGACCCTGTGATTGAATTCTCAGGTTTTGATGGTC
This region of Pempheris klunzingeri isolate RE-2024b chromosome 2, fPemKlu1.hap1, whole genome shotgun sequence genomic DNA includes:
- the LOC139210371 gene encoding uncharacterized protein, which encodes MKTRSKMLYVAMVMVSLAVANSELALSPTQRPESTAAKQWPRTTGLPEQNLRGKMFTLSYDGGGISFFPPYFSPASSSSPYSTSYYTTTRPYPTTTYPHWTTPPVTRGVSVCVRFLTDYQRMNYPTIFTLSPSSTSSLKLGISFPGPFVLGLNRYSYYDLYIKPNIRFWSNIEPEIWTRVCLTVDSVKRVAQVFNGSNMSIRRRMPFQYVWSGDPVIEFSGFDGQVTDVQVWDYPLNYKEIFNYMTNGIYAPYRGSILTWSSISYSDGGNVLLEDVYEGRARQPISSRRRGRQPKGEKNTWEFADEGERERKEKKREQL